From a region of the Paenibacillus sp. FSL R10-2734 genome:
- a CDS encoding ABC transporter permease, with the protein MNTWTIMIYELRRLFSSRSMILNMFLLPLLLIFLLGASLSGVVGDKEGSSNIDIVRVGVVNLSGEGYESSVMVDSFLKSTELKDIITPVMVDSREAAESGLRTGKYGYAVIVPSGFDSKVQSGETAKLEFILGKKSTDNRVAGIVFDNFLRNLNYKQSVAMTLGPTAVSAIASSSSSNQPSVKLGELSEGGYSYTSSQFYAVSMMLMFLLYSGLTVSTSLFNEKENHTLFRINSMPVKGSELFIGKMLGVGVVSIVQCAAIIILTNVLFGVNWGNRPGLLLLFCLLMIVASMTLSIVISMFTKTGASARSVVTVLTVSMTFISGGMAPLPESWVNSIGVFTINHWAMQAILKMMLHADVSQILPNLGVLSLICLVLFSAAVISYRKVGYRG; encoded by the coding sequence TTTTTGCTGCCCCTGTTATTGATCTTTCTCTTAGGTGCTTCGCTCTCCGGTGTTGTTGGTGACAAAGAAGGCTCCTCTAATATTGATATAGTACGGGTAGGTGTAGTTAATCTTTCTGGTGAGGGCTATGAAAGCTCGGTGATGGTGGATAGCTTTTTGAAGTCAACAGAGCTTAAGGATATCATTACTCCGGTTATGGTGGATAGTCGAGAGGCGGCTGAAAGCGGTCTGCGTACAGGGAAATATGGTTATGCGGTTATCGTCCCTTCAGGCTTTGATAGTAAGGTGCAGAGCGGTGAAACAGCAAAGCTAGAGTTTATACTTGGCAAAAAAAGTACAGACAACAGGGTCGCAGGGATTGTATTCGATAATTTTCTGAGAAATCTTAATTATAAGCAGTCTGTGGCGATGACACTGGGTCCAACAGCAGTGAGCGCTATTGCATCTAGTTCTTCCAGTAATCAGCCTTCCGTTAAACTTGGAGAACTGAGCGAGGGAGGGTATTCCTATACTTCTTCCCAATTTTATGCGGTGTCTATGATGCTGATGTTTCTACTCTATAGTGGATTGACTGTATCAACATCTCTTTTTAATGAAAAAGAAAATCATACCCTTTTCCGAATAAATTCAATGCCCGTCAAAGGCTCTGAACTATTCATTGGTAAAATGCTTGGCGTAGGTGTTGTAAGTATAGTGCAGTGCGCAGCGATTATCATTCTAACGAATGTGCTCTTCGGTGTGAATTGGGGAAATCGTCCGGGCCTGTTGCTCCTATTTTGCCTGCTGATGATTGTGGCTTCGATGACGTTATCTATCGTTATTTCTATGTTCACTAAGACTGGTGCGAGCGCGAGAAGTGTGGTTACGGTGCTCACTGTGAGTATGACCTTCATTAGCGGAGGGATGGCCCCCCTTCCAGAATCGTGGGTGAACTCTATAGGAGTTTTTACGATTAACCATTGGGCAATGCAGGCGATCTTGAAAATGATGCTTCACGCCGATGTGTCGCAAATCTTGCCGAATTTAGGAGTTTTATCACTAATCTGTTTGGTGCTGTTCAGTGCAGCTGTTATTTCGTATCGGAAGGTGGGTTACCGTGGATAA
- a CDS encoding ABC transporter permease — protein MDKIFTIGWNMVKRTIGTRKGVLIYILLPCIVLAGIVSVTGGMGESPAVVLYSNLDNGAAGKHLLAELKKTGDYKFVEKTDESALREGVVDQNGEAGILIPAGFTSALLAGEEPQISMYELKTNETSVMIKLKASAIADEMRNTATLIGAANVGSSDTEAQFTTVMQRAEQHNVGSIRTDYNLYPREGLGVVTGLTLMFLMSLVTSSVSLIMDDRKGRTMMRMFSAPVRSYEIAIGNFLGSFIVGLIQIVVVLALGRWVLHYDYEIPIYLYFLILAVFMLVSMGIASTVAGLIRNPNNAGMLNSLIITPTCMLGGCFWPLSIMPDYMQKAANFVPQKWAIQAVDIAATGGGWNELWLPFAILGLMAAVLLAIGSAILRPSEAGINA, from the coding sequence GTGGATAAGATCTTTACGATTGGCTGGAATATGGTGAAACGAACCATTGGCACTAGGAAGGGCGTACTCATATATATTCTTCTTCCTTGTATTGTACTCGCAGGTATTGTTTCCGTTACTGGAGGGATGGGTGAGAGCCCGGCAGTCGTGCTGTATTCCAATTTGGATAACGGGGCTGCAGGTAAGCACTTGCTCGCTGAACTAAAGAAAACCGGCGATTATAAATTTGTTGAAAAGACTGACGAGTCTGCTTTAAGAGAGGGAGTTGTCGATCAGAATGGAGAAGCGGGGATTCTAATTCCAGCAGGCTTCACTTCGGCACTACTTGCGGGGGAAGAACCACAAATTAGTATGTATGAGCTTAAGACGAATGAGACTTCCGTTATGATTAAATTAAAAGCAAGCGCGATTGCTGATGAAATGCGGAATACCGCCACTTTAATTGGAGCAGCTAATGTAGGATCTAGCGATACTGAAGCGCAGTTCACTACGGTCATGCAAAGAGCAGAACAACACAATGTAGGCAGCATCCGAACCGATTATAATCTCTATCCTCGGGAGGGACTGGGAGTCGTTACGGGCTTAACGCTAATGTTCCTTATGAGCTTGGTCACGAGCTCTGTGTCTCTGATTATGGATGACCGAAAAGGCCGGACCATGATGCGGATGTTCAGTGCTCCGGTTCGTTCCTACGAAATTGCCATTGGTAATTTTCTGGGTAGCTTCATTGTCGGATTGATACAGATCGTCGTCGTGCTCGCTTTAGGTCGCTGGGTGCTGCACTATGATTATGAAATTCCAATATATTTATATTTCCTAATTCTTGCGGTATTTATGCTGGTGTCCATGGGAATCGCAAGTACAGTGGCCGGGTTAATTCGTAATCCTAATAATGCCGGTATGCTGAATTCGCTTATTATCACACCGACTTGTATGCTTGGAGGCTGCTTCTGGCCGCTATCCATTATGCCAGACTATATGCAGAAGGCGGCTAACTTTGTTCCGCAAAAATGGGCTATCCAAGCGGTCGACATCGCTGCAACCGGTGGGGGCTGGAATGAGTTATGGTTACCTTTTGCCATCTTAGGTCTTATGGCTGCCGTGCTACTGGCGATTGGTTCTGCAATTCTCCGCCCAAGTGAAGCGGGGATCAACGCCTAG
- a CDS encoding monovalent cation:proton antiporter-2 (CPA2) family protein, with the protein MEFVLYLMLIILFTKLAGDLSVRLGQPSVLGKLIVGIILGPAVLGWIQNGEFIHYFSEVGVLLLMFIAGLETDLDQLRKNWKSAFAVAVGGIILPFLGGFAIGEMFGFSYANALFMGVILSATSVSISVQVLKDMNKLNTREGSTILGAAVVDDILVVILLAVLMSFFGTGESVSIGLLITKKVLFFAVAIVVGWFVVPRVMKWMAPLKVTEAVIAAALMICFAFAYFAEYMGMAGIIGAFAAGIAISQTTFKHTVESKLEPIAYSIFVPVFFVSIGLNVSFEGVGSQIGFVLLLTVVAILTKLLGGGLGARLTGFNNHSAAIIGSGMISRGEVALIIAATGLSSGLLQQQYFTSVIIVVIVTTLVTPPLLKYLFRDPVRVGEK; encoded by the coding sequence ATGGAGTTTGTTCTATATCTTATGCTGATTATACTATTCACCAAGCTGGCTGGTGATTTATCTGTACGACTGGGACAACCGTCGGTACTGGGTAAGCTAATTGTCGGTATTATACTGGGTCCTGCGGTACTAGGTTGGATTCAGAATGGAGAGTTTATTCATTACTTTTCAGAGGTCGGTGTTCTATTGTTGATGTTCATAGCGGGGCTTGAGACGGATCTGGATCAACTGCGTAAGAACTGGAAATCAGCTTTCGCAGTAGCCGTCGGAGGTATCATTTTACCTTTTCTAGGTGGATTCGCCATTGGAGAGATGTTTGGTTTTTCTTATGCTAATGCCTTGTTTATGGGCGTCATTCTTAGTGCCACATCGGTCAGCATATCGGTGCAGGTGCTGAAGGATATGAATAAGCTGAACACACGTGAAGGTTCTACCATTCTGGGAGCCGCCGTTGTAGATGACATCCTGGTTGTAATTTTGCTAGCTGTACTAATGAGCTTTTTCGGCACAGGAGAATCAGTATCCATTGGTCTTTTGATTACGAAAAAAGTGTTGTTCTTCGCTGTAGCGATTGTTGTGGGCTGGTTCGTTGTTCCTCGGGTTATGAAATGGATGGCTCCGCTAAAGGTGACAGAGGCAGTTATTGCAGCGGCTCTAATGATTTGCTTTGCATTTGCGTATTTCGCTGAATATATGGGGATGGCAGGAATCATCGGAGCTTTTGCAGCTGGGATCGCTATTTCTCAAACCACCTTTAAGCACACTGTGGAATCTAAGCTAGAGCCTATAGCCTATTCAATTTTTGTTCCGGTCTTTTTTGTAAGTATCGGACTCAATGTTTCCTTTGAAGGGGTTGGCAGCCAAATTGGGTTCGTCCTCCTGTTGACGGTTGTTGCTATTCTAACCAAACTGTTAGGTGGCGGTCTAGGTGCGCGTCTTACAGGCTTTAATAACCATTCGGCGGCAATTATTGGTTCGGGGATGATTTCGCGTGGTGAGGTTGCGTTGATCATCGCGGCAACAGGTCTGAGCAGTGGATTGTTGCAGCAGCAGTATTTTACTTCCGTAATTATTGTGGTCATTGTAACTACACTTGTAACACCACCACTCTTAAAATATTTGTTCCGCGATCCAGTACGCGTGGGAGAAAAATAA